Proteins from a genomic interval of Coccinella septempunctata chromosome 2, icCocSept1.1, whole genome shotgun sequence:
- the LOC123307238 gene encoding uncharacterized protein LOC123307238: protein MDKLQVKISNEKSGSAEQEQDVSTRIEMLERFLNFFMRIYESPASTLRTLDNEKVKRICILPSNGRIHFSERKDRYSISTVQIDNFGLDF from the exons ATGGACAAATTACAAGTGAAAATCAGTAATGAAAAATCTGGTAGTGCTGAACAAGAACAGGACGTCTCCACTCGAATTGAAATGTTAGAAAGATTCCTCAACTTCTTCATGAGAATTTATGAAAGTCCAGCTTCTACTTTGAGAACTTTAGATAATGAGAAAGTGAAAAG aaTCTGCATCTTACCAAGCAATGGAAGAATTCATTTTTCAGAACGAAAAGATAGATATAGTATCTCTAcagttcaaattgataattttgGACTGGATTTCTGA